In Colwellia sp. PAMC 20917, a single genomic region encodes these proteins:
- a CDS encoding NYN domain-containing protein produces the protein MNKIAIFVDVQNIYYTTRDSFQRQFNYRKFWQQISEQGDIVIANAYAIQRSDDAQHKFQKALKHIGFEVKLKPFIQRRDGSAKGDWDVGITIDVMESACDVDTVILLSGDGDFDLLLRKVKERYGVTTHVYGVSALTANSLINAADDYFPIDDGLLI, from the coding sequence CTGAACAAAATAGCTATATTTGTAGATGTACAAAATATTTACTATACCACCCGTGATAGCTTTCAAAGGCAGTTTAACTACCGAAAGTTTTGGCAACAAATTAGTGAGCAAGGCGATATTGTTATCGCCAATGCCTATGCCATTCAACGCAGTGATGATGCCCAACATAAATTTCAAAAAGCGTTAAAACATATTGGCTTTGAGGTAAAGCTTAAGCCTTTTATTCAACGTCGAGATGGCTCTGCCAAAGGTGACTGGGACGTCGGTATTACCATTGATGTCATGGAAAGTGCCTGCGATGTTGATACCGTTATATTATTATCTGGCGATGGCGACTTTGATTTACTACTTCGTAAAGTTAAAGAGCGTTATGGAGTAACCACACATGTTTATGGTGTATCCGCTTTAACCGCTAATTCATTAATTAACGCGGCGGATGATTATTTTCCGATAGATGACGGGTTACTAATATAA
- the plsB gene encoding glycerol-3-phosphate 1-O-acyltransferase PlsB, whose protein sequence is MSAIRSLFYFLLRFPIKLLVRSKIVPDNYLESEEVKLEQPQFYVIRHQSASDLLALRKACKTLKLPDPLSLVTINGQSFSRLLCLEKPTPLFRWRKAGHTEAITQGFELLKQHSIDEKLDAQLIPAHVIWGRTPTKEHNNANIGTVLADQESPSWLRKFFIVLFLGRNSIVRFSEAISFRFMADKHGTTQASAQKLMRIARFHFYRQTIAVTGPRLMHRQQMFATLLANPSIKRLISDEAKSKAISEEQVKKQALAIMDEIAGDYRDSMVRLGARILTWLWSRLYSGININNAKVLRDLAQEGHEIIYVPCHRSHMDYLLLTYVIFQEGLVTPRIAAGINLNFWPAGPIFRKAGAFFIRRSFKGNRLYSTIFREYLGLLFERGYSVKYYSEGGRSRTGRLLPPKTGMLAMTIQSLLRGIDRPLTLVPVYLGYEHVMEVGTYHKELSGSQKKNESIFGVIKAIKNLRNYGKGYVNFGEPININQFLNKQVPNWKDDIDPIDPQKPTWLTPSVNILADQVMTHINQSAAINGTALVALILHACNNKALAKTELISQLDLFLNLQRNAPYSQQLTIPSEDGQQLLEEVISLNKVTVNQDSYGDIISLSETAILEMRYYRNNILHSYILPALICRILERHSKIDIDTLLEQVQRIISLVKIDLFLWQSESDVVEQTEQIIKFLMAEGLIRKSKSGFLSVVNDVELTSNIRLIGECINETVQRFTIICSLTHRLSPISKNDLEDKVVAIAKRLSVLNDINAPEFIDKKAQGILIKAMIEQGYINKDENDQLVDSSTLGLLKSSVTQLIDIEVLQSIIR, encoded by the coding sequence ATGTCAGCCATACGTTCATTATTCTATTTCTTATTACGTTTCCCGATAAAATTGCTTGTTCGCAGTAAGATTGTTCCTGACAACTATTTAGAGTCAGAAGAAGTAAAACTTGAACAGCCACAGTTTTATGTTATTCGTCATCAATCTGCCAGTGATCTACTTGCCCTACGAAAAGCCTGTAAAACCTTAAAATTACCCGATCCACTAAGCCTGGTAACCATTAATGGGCAAAGTTTTTCACGTTTATTGTGCTTAGAAAAACCTACACCGCTGTTTCGTTGGCGAAAAGCAGGTCATACCGAAGCGATTACCCAAGGCTTCGAATTATTAAAGCAGCACAGCATCGACGAAAAGTTAGATGCTCAGCTAATACCTGCTCATGTTATTTGGGGTAGAACACCAACCAAAGAACATAATAATGCCAATATTGGTACTGTTTTAGCGGATCAAGAATCACCTTCGTGGTTACGAAAATTTTTTATTGTATTATTTTTAGGGCGTAATTCTATTGTCCGATTTAGTGAAGCGATTTCTTTTCGTTTTATGGCAGACAAGCATGGTACAACGCAAGCAAGTGCACAAAAGTTAATGCGTATTGCTCGTTTTCACTTTTACCGCCAAACGATTGCAGTAACGGGCCCAAGGTTAATGCACCGTCAACAAATGTTTGCGACACTGCTTGCTAATCCATCGATAAAACGCTTAATCAGCGACGAAGCCAAAAGCAAAGCAATTAGTGAAGAGCAAGTGAAAAAGCAAGCCCTTGCCATCATGGATGAAATTGCCGGTGATTACCGTGACTCTATGGTTCGTTTAGGCGCGCGTATTTTAACTTGGCTGTGGAGTCGCTTATACAGCGGTATAAACATCAATAATGCAAAAGTGCTGCGCGATCTCGCTCAAGAAGGCCATGAAATTATTTATGTGCCTTGTCACCGAAGCCACATGGACTATTTACTACTTACCTATGTCATTTTCCAAGAAGGCTTAGTGACTCCTAGAATAGCCGCTGGTATTAATTTAAATTTTTGGCCAGCAGGCCCTATCTTCCGCAAAGCCGGGGCGTTTTTTATTCGTCGTAGCTTTAAAGGCAATCGCTTATATTCCACCATCTTTCGCGAGTATTTAGGCTTATTATTTGAACGTGGCTACTCGGTAAAATATTATTCTGAAGGCGGACGCAGTAGAACTGGCCGTTTACTACCCCCTAAAACGGGTATGCTTGCCATGACGATACAAAGCTTGCTTCGTGGCATTGACCGTCCGCTAACCTTAGTGCCGGTTTATTTAGGTTACGAGCATGTCATGGAAGTCGGCACTTACCATAAAGAATTAAGTGGTAGCCAGAAGAAAAATGAATCTATCTTTGGTGTTATTAAAGCGATTAAAAATTTACGAAATTATGGAAAAGGTTACGTGAATTTTGGTGAACCTATCAATATTAACCAGTTCTTAAATAAACAGGTCCCTAACTGGAAAGACGATATCGACCCTATTGATCCACAAAAGCCAACATGGTTAACACCAAGTGTTAATATTCTGGCTGATCAAGTAATGACACATATCAATCAAAGCGCCGCCATTAACGGTACAGCTTTAGTCGCACTTATTCTGCATGCTTGTAATAATAAAGCACTCGCTAAAACAGAATTAATAAGCCAGCTTGATTTATTTTTAAACTTACAGCGCAATGCGCCTTATAGTCAGCAATTGACCATCCCCAGTGAAGATGGCCAGCAACTGCTTGAAGAGGTTATCTCTCTTAATAAAGTCACGGTTAATCAAGACAGTTACGGCGACATTATTTCATTATCTGAAACCGCCATTTTAGAAATGCGTTATTACCGTAATAATATTTTACATAGCTATATATTACCTGCGCTCATTTGCCGGATATTGGAACGCCATAGCAAAATAGATATCGACACTTTATTAGAACAGGTGCAACGGATCATCAGTTTAGTGAAAATTGATTTATTTTTATGGCAAAGCGAAAGTGATGTTGTGGAACAAACAGAGCAAATAATAAAATTTTTAATGGCCGAAGGTCTTATTCGAAAAAGTAAAAGTGGCTTTTTAAGCGTAGTAAATGACGTTGAACTGACCAGTAATATTCGCTTAATCGGCGAATGTATTAATGAAACCGTACAACGTTTTACCATTATCTGTTCATTAACACATCGTTTATCACCCATTAGTAAAAATGACCTTGAAGACAAAGTTGTTGCTATTGCTAAGCGCTTATCGGTATTAAATGATATTAATGCTCCTGAGTTTATTGATAAAAAAGCCCAGGGAATTTTAATTAAAGCCATGATTGAGCAAGGCTATATTAATAAAGATGAAAACGACCAGCTCGTTGACAGCAGTACTTTAGGGTTGTTGAAGTCGTCGGTCACTCAGCTGATAGATATTGAAGTTTTACAGAGTATTATTCGTTAA